GCCGGATGCGAAAATCACGATCACGCCGACAATTACTTGGCCGGTCCGGCGCATGTCGATCACGTTGAACATGTACAGGGCGCCCACGATCATAACCGCAATCAGAGCCAGCGGGCGGCGGGCACTATTGAATTCATTCACCACGTTGTTCAGGAAGTCGGTAAAGCCTGCGGCTGCGGCCGGGCTTGTGAAGCCGAGTAGAAGCACCAGAGCGATGCTCAGGGGGGCGCCCATCCGGTTTGTAAATGAGGCGATGGATTTCATAGGATCTTTCCTTTCAGTTGAATATAAGAGCGGAAGAATTTGAGCCGGAGGTGAACACGTCCCAGGCGGGGGTGCTGTGTGTTGGTCCGGTGACTTCGACAGTTCGAGTTTGGTTTACTTTGGGCGCCTCAACGTCCCCACCCATCACGCGCTCAACATACCCGTTGGTGAAGCCGCGAGTGAAAGTGCCGGTGTTGTAGGCAGACAGCGCCTGATGCAGTGCCGTTTGAGGATCGGAACCCTGCTTACGGGCGCGATCATACCCATCCCGTAAAACCGCCTCGGCAGCCGTTAGGTTAGTGCAGGAGTCAAACACGGTCTCGACCGTTAGATTGAGCCAGCCCAGGTTGGCGTTGTTGATCTGCCCCAAGCCCATGTCAATAGAATGGCCTTGAGCAATAAGCTCACGAGAGATCCGCGCGGCTTCCTCCTGGGATTTCGGGCTGTAGCTCTGGCGATTTGCCCCATTCACGCCGATAGCAAACCTGTTGAAGCCGCTTTCGGCCCGAACAATCTTCGCCATGATTTCGGGCGCTACCGAGGGTGCGCAGTTTTCAGCCAGAACGCGAAATCTATCCGACGGGATTTTCTCTGATGCGGCGGGCGAGTTCAGGCAGGTGACAGCAAATCCGCTAGCTGCCAGGATCCGTGTTGTTTTGAGCAGAAGCCAGCGGCCCGGTAATAGCTTTGATGCGGCCTTTGCCGTCAACTTTGATGGTTGAAATCGTGTCGTCCTCATGGACCACGAGTTCGCTTCCGTCACCGTATTCCCGGTGGTGCTTGTACAGGCCCGGCCAAAGCGAGAATAACCGCTTATTGACTCCGCCGCCTGCGTAGCGAACGGAGATAAGGGCTTCCTCAGCACCATCTTCGAGAATGTACGTGCACGTATATCTAGGGGAGTTGGAACGGCCAAGGTCATAATAATCGTACCTGCAATGAAACTTGGCGTTCTCTTTCAGTAGCTTAGCCACATCGTTGATT
The sequence above is a segment of the Leisingera sp. M658 genome. Coding sequences within it:
- a CDS encoding lytic transglycosylase domain-containing protein, which codes for MNSPAASEKIPSDRFRVLAENCAPSVAPEIMAKIVRAESGFNRFAIGVNGANRQSYSPKSQEEAARISRELIAQGHSIDMGLGQINNANLGWLNLTVETVFDSCTNLTAAEAVLRDGYDRARKQGSDPQTALHQALSAYNTGTFTRGFTNGYVERVMGGDVEAPKVNQTRTVEVTGPTHSTPAWDVFTSGSNSSALIFN
- a CDS encoding TrbC/VirB2 family protein; amino-acid sequence: MKSIASFTNRMGAPLSIALVLLLGFTSPAAAAGFTDFLNNVVNEFNSARRPLALIAVMIVGALYMFNVIDMRRTGQVIVGVIVIFASGEILDLIIA